A DNA window from Vigna angularis cultivar LongXiaoDou No.4 chromosome 1, ASM1680809v1, whole genome shotgun sequence contains the following coding sequences:
- the LOC108337316 gene encoding NADPH-dependent pterin aldehyde reductase gives MEMGKERKMKTVLITGVGKGLGRALAVELATRGHTIIGCSRSQPNLDSLQTQLSSSNYNHNHLFFNADVRSDESVQQMARLVMDQKAVPDIIVNNAGTINKNNKLWEVPAEEFEEVMDTNVKGTANVLRHFIPLMITLKNAEGIIVNMSSGWGRSGAALVAPYCASKWAIEGLSKSVAKEVGQGMAVVALNPGVINTDMLASCFGSSASLYQSPHSWALKAATLILNLTAADNGSSLTV, from the exons ATGGAGAtgggaaaagagagaaagatgaAGACAGTGCTGATAACAGGAGTTGGGAAAGGACTTGGGAGAGCCCTCGCTGTTGAACTCGCCACTCGAGGTCACACAATAATCGGCTGCTCCCGTTCGCAGCCTAATCTCGATTCCCTCCAAACCCAACTCTCTTCTTCCAATTACAACCACAACCATTTGTTCTTCAATGCCGACGTC AGGTCCGACGAGAGCGTTCAGCAAATGGCCCGACTTGTAATGGACCAAAAGGCCGTTCCTGACATCATAG TGAATAATGCCGGAACCATCAACAAGAACAACAAGCTATGGGAGGTTCCGGCGGAGGAGTTCGAAGAGGTTATGGATACGAACGTGAAAGGGACTGCGAACGTGTTGCGCCACTTCATCCCTCTCATGATAACCTTGAAGAATGCGGAAGGCATAATAGTGAACATGTCCTCGGGATGGGGTAGGTCCGGTGCGGCGCTGGTGGCTCCTTACTGCGCCTCCAAGTGGGCCATAGAAGGGCTGAGCAAGTCGGTGGCGAAAGAAGTGGGTCAAGGGATGGCCGTGGTGGCCCTGAATCCAGGTGTGATCAACACCGACATGCTCGCCTCTTGCTTTGGCTCTTCTGCCTCTCTCTATCAGTCCCCTCACTCCTGGGCTCTCAAGGCTGCCACCCTCATTCTCAATCTCACAGCTGCCGACAACGGTTCCTCTCTCACTGTCTGA